A region of the Arenibacter antarcticus genome:
TTCCCGTATTTGGCCCCTCCAAATTAGTAGATTTTGAATTAGAAATGGCATTTATAACCACCGACGCCAATGTTTTGGGTGAACCGATACCGGTTGAGGATGCAGAGAATTACATTTTCGGAATGGTACTTTTTAACGATTGGAGTGCACGGGATATACAAAAATGGGAATACGCCCCTTTAGGTCCATTTTTAGCCAAGAATTTCGCCTCTTCCATTTCCCCTTGGATCGTTACTTTGGATGCGTTGGAACCTTTTAGAGTACCCAGTCCAGAACAAAATCCAACTCCCTTGCCCTATTTAAGACATACTGGTAAAAGAGGCTTTGATATTAGTCTAGAAGTTTCAATAACTCCTGAAAATGGGTCTAAAACCGTAATCACCAGATCAAATTTTAAATATATGTATTGGTCCATGGCACAGCAATTGGCACATCATACGGTAAACGGTTGTAAGGTTAATAGCGGTGATATGATGGGAAGCGGAACGGTATCTGGTCCAAGCCCGGAAAACTACGGTTCAATGCTAGAGCTTACATGGCGGGGGGAAAATCCGTTAAAGCTTAAGGATGGTTCCACTAGAAAATTTATTGAGGACAATGATACCGTTACTATGATAGGGTATTGTGAGAAAGCGAACGTCCGCATAGGATTTGGGGAAGTCTCCACAAAATTGTTACCTGTATTTCAGCCAAAGCAAAAATAAAGTATTAATCACCTGCTTTTTATACGATTTTTCATTCTTGTCCGTTTCATTATTTATAAGTTTTGCAATTAGAAATATGGCTATACTGCCAAAACAAGATGTGAGGTCTTTAGCTTAACCTAACACCAGATATGTTGTATTTATGAAAAGAATTATACTCGCCCCTATAGTAATGCTGATTATAATTTCTTGTAGTGGGGTTAAAAAAACGCAGGAAGATATAAATCTAGGCAATTATGATATTGCAATAAACAATGCACTAAAAAACATTGCTGAGAACAAATCCAAAAAAAGCAATCAGCCCTATATCCATCTTTTGGAAGAGGCCTTTAAAAAGAACACTGAACGAGAATTACAACATATTGCATTTCTAAAAAAAGATAATAATCCTTCAAATCTGGAGGCCATTTATAACGGATACCAAAAGTTAAAATCCAAACAGGAACGCATACGGCCATTACTGCCATTACAACTTTTTGACGAGAATAGGCAGGCTAAATTCGCTTTTAAGGATTATGATGAGGATATTATTAGAGCTAAAGATAGATTTTCGGACTTTCTTCACAAAAACGCCACAACCCTTTTACAAACTGGAATAAATAAGCAGGATTTCAGAAAATCCTATGAGGATTTTACCTATTTAAACCAAATTAATCCCGATTTCAAAGATGTAAAACTAAAAGCAGAAGAAGCTTATAACAAAGGATTAGACTATGTCAACGTAGTACTCATCAATGATTCCGATCAAATAATTCCAGCTAGACTAGAAGAGGAACTATTGAATTTTAATACCTATGGCCTAAACGACAAATGGACCGTATACCATTCCAATACCAGGCAAGACCTTCAATATGACTACCAAATGGAGGTGGCTTTTAAGCAAATTAACATAAGTCCAGAACAACTTACGGAAAAACAGATCCAAAAGGAAAAACAAATCAAGGATGGTTACAAATATGCAGTTAATGCCAACGGGCAAGTTTTAAAAGATAGCCTTGGAAATAAAATAAAAGTAGATAAGTTTAAAACGATACAAAGCAACTTTTATGAGTTTACACAATTTAAAATGGTACAGCTAACAGGCAATATAAGTTTTATAGATCTACACACTCATCAACAGTTAAATGCATATCCACTGATGAGCGAATTTGTTTTTCGCCATATATATGCTAAATACGATGGCGACAAACGAGCTCTGGAAGATGAGTTGTTGCCCTTTCTAAAACAAGTCTCCGTTCCGTTCCCTACAAGCGAACAAATGGTATATGACGCAGGTGAAGATTTAAAGCACAAGCTAAAAGGCATCCTCAATAGGCACCGATTTAATTAACGCTTATTCCTTCCGTTAAAACAGGAATGCGCAAGTACCTTAAAATTATAACAACAAATAGGAGCGTACATTGGATTAAACCAACTGTTCCAAATTTACTTGTGATATGCCACCGTGCGAATCATGAGCCACCACTACCCCATTTTTAATGACTAATATTTGGGGCGATTCATGTTGTACCTGAAATAATTCTGCTATTTCATTGGATATTGAACGATAGCCGTGTAAATCCAAATAATATAAATCAACCTGATCACTTGATAAATCGTACTCTTCATTAAACCTCTTCATCACCATTCTACTAATCCCACAAGTTGTTGAATGCTTAAAAATTACCTGGGTCTTCTCAGCAGATTTCTCCTTAATTTCCGTTAATTGATCCGAAGCAGCAAGCGGTATCCAAGGTACCACCTTAGTTTCCTTTTTATCCGCATTATTATCCTTCCCAAATAGCTTATTTAATATTCCCATTTTGTAATTTTATAATTAAGTCGAATATAGGCACATCTCCTTACAGACTGACTTTTTGTCGTTGTTTTCCAGAGGTTTATATGTCGTTTTGTCTCCAAAAAAAACATGGTAAGGTTGTTGCCTTAAAAACATTAAAAGTAACCATTAAATAAGAATTAAAAACAGCTATATGAACTTTAATAATTTCACCATTAAATCGCAAGAAGCCATACAGCATGCACAACAAATTGCACAAGGTCATGGGCATCAACAAATAGAAAACGAGCATATATTTAAGGCAATTTCTGAGGTAGAGGAAAACGTACTTCCTTTTATTCTCAAGAAACTAAATGTCAATATATCTATGGTAGAGCAAATTTTGGAAAAGGAACTGGAAAGTTTTCCAAAAGTAACCGGAGGGGATATTATGGTTTCTAGGGAAGCGGGAAAAACCTTGACTGAAGCAGGTATCATCGCTAAAAAAATGGAGGATGAATATGTGTCCATTGAACATTTGTTACTGGCCATCTTTAAATCCAAAAGCAAGATTGCCCAGATTCTAAAAGATCAGGGCGCTACTGAGAAAGATCTTACCGCTGCTATTACAGAATTACGCAAAGGAGGAAAGGTCACTTCCCAGAGCGCGGAAGACACGTATAACTCCTTGAACAAATACGCCAGAAATTTAAACGAGCTGGCAGACAGTGGTAAATTGGACCCCGTAATCGGGAGGGATGAAGAAATAAGAAGGGTGTTACAGATTTTATCCCGTAGAACCAAAAACAACCCTATGTTAGTTGGGGAACCAGGGGTAGGTAAAACCGCTATAGCCGAAGGCCTTGCCCATAGAATTGTACAGGGAGACATCCCGGAAAACCTGAAGAATAAAATAATTTTCTCCTTAGATATGGGAGCGCTTATCGCTGGCGCGAAATACAAGGGTGAATTTGAAGAGCGATTAAAGGCAGTTATAAAAGAAGTAACTACATCGGACGGAGATATTGTCCTATTTATTGATGAAATACACACACTTATAGGTGCCGGTGGCGGTCAGGGCGCCATGGACGCGGCCAATATCCTTAAACCCGCACTTGCTCGTGGAGAGCTACGGGCCATAGGAGCCACTACTTTGGACGAGTACCAGAAATATTTTGAGAAGGACAAGGCGTTGGAGCGCAGATTCCAAAAAGTAGTCGTAGACGAGCCCGATACAGAAAGTGCCATATCCATTCTTAGGGGAATAAAGGAAAAGTATGAGGCCCATCATAAAGTGAGGATCAAAGACGAAGCCGTTATTGCAGCCGTAGAACTATCGCAACGTTATATTACGAATAGATTTTTGCCCGATAAAGCAATCGACCTAATGGATGAGGCGGCAGCAAAACTTCGGATGGAAATAAACTCTAAACCTGAGGAGCTAGATGTACTAGATCGAAAAATAATGCAGTTGGAAATTGAAATAGAGGCCATAAAACGCGAAAACGACACTTCAAAACTAAATGCACTAAATATTGACCTGGCCAATATAAAAGAAGACCGCAACGAAATCTTCGCAAAATGGGAGAGTGAGAAGGCAGTGGTAGACGATATTCAACAAACAAAAAAGGATATTGAAAATTACAAGATGGAAGCCGAAAGGGCCGAACGAAATGGAGATTACGGTAAGGTAGCGGAAATTAGATACGGAAAAATTAAAGAAGCCCAAGAAAAATTAGAGAAACTCCAAGGTGTTCTTGAACAACAACAACTTGGGGAAACCTTAATCAAAGAAGAGGTAACCTACGAGG
Encoded here:
- the fahA gene encoding fumarylacetoacetase, producing MPLKTNDPTKKTWLQVPANSDFPIQNIPFGVFLTRDDIITIGTRIGDYAIDLGALHQLGYFKGIPLTDDIFLQDTLNDFISDGKKTWRLVRNRISEIFDITNKSLQNNDDHKNIVLFTLDEIEMQLPVQIGDYTDFYSSKEHATNVGKMFRDPENALLPNWLHIPVGYHGRSSSIVPSGTAIRRPMGQTLPDGADLPVFGPSKLVDFELEMAFITTDANVLGEPIPVEDAENYIFGMVLFNDWSARDIQKWEYAPLGPFLAKNFASSISPWIVTLDALEPFRVPSPEQNPTPLPYLRHTGKRGFDISLEVSITPENGSKTVITRSNFKYMYWSMAQQLAHHTVNGCKVNSGDMMGSGTVSGPSPENYGSMLELTWRGENPLKLKDGSTRKFIEDNDTVTMIGYCEKANVRIGFGEVSTKLLPVFQPKQK
- the ytxJ gene encoding bacillithiol system redox-active protein YtxJ codes for the protein MGILNKLFGKDNNADKKETKVVPWIPLAASDQLTEIKEKSAEKTQVIFKHSTTCGISRMVMKRFNEEYDLSSDQVDLYYLDLHGYRSISNEIAELFQVQHESPQILVIKNGVVVAHDSHGGISQVNLEQLV
- the clpB gene encoding ATP-dependent chaperone ClpB; this encodes MNFNNFTIKSQEAIQHAQQIAQGHGHQQIENEHIFKAISEVEENVLPFILKKLNVNISMVEQILEKELESFPKVTGGDIMVSREAGKTLTEAGIIAKKMEDEYVSIEHLLLAIFKSKSKIAQILKDQGATEKDLTAAITELRKGGKVTSQSAEDTYNSLNKYARNLNELADSGKLDPVIGRDEEIRRVLQILSRRTKNNPMLVGEPGVGKTAIAEGLAHRIVQGDIPENLKNKIIFSLDMGALIAGAKYKGEFEERLKAVIKEVTTSDGDIVLFIDEIHTLIGAGGGQGAMDAANILKPALARGELRAIGATTLDEYQKYFEKDKALERRFQKVVVDEPDTESAISILRGIKEKYEAHHKVRIKDEAVIAAVELSQRYITNRFLPDKAIDLMDEAAAKLRMEINSKPEELDVLDRKIMQLEIEIEAIKRENDTSKLNALNIDLANIKEDRNEIFAKWESEKAVVDDIQQTKKDIENYKMEAERAERNGDYGKVAEIRYGKIKEAQEKLEKLQGVLEQQQLGETLIKEEVTYEDIAEVVAKWTGIPVTKMLQSEREKLLSLESVLHKRVVGQVEAIEAVSDAIRRSRAGLQDHKRPIGSFLFLGTTGVGKTELAKTLAAYLFDDENAMTRIDMSEYQERHAVSRLVGAPPGYVGYDEGGQLTEAVRRRPYSVVLLDEIEKAHPDTFNVLLQVLDEGRLTDNKGRVADFKNTIIIMTSNIGSHIIQEKFETNKDIYSATEAARVEVLELLRKTVRPEFLNRIDDIIMFTPLSKKDISKIVALQINQLKKLVGEQQITIDATDEAIAYLANKGYDPQYGARPIKRVIQKEVLNNISKELLSGKIHSGSIVLIDSFDDKLVFRNENELTK